A stretch of the Gemmatimonadota bacterium genome encodes the following:
- a CDS encoding ATP-binding protein, whose protein sequence is MEALPALADLDVRIPSDIQYITDIVDEVVRRCAAADFPRRHLALNVPVALTEALSNAILRGNRESRDRSVHVRAHVDASVLVLEVRDEGDGFDLEACTDDPTTEENLWREDGRGLFLMRRLMDDVERFSDGGNVVRLTLRRP, encoded by the coding sequence GTGGAGGCGTTGCCGGCGCTCGCCGATCTTGACGTGCGCATTCCCAGCGATATCCAGTACATCACGGATATCGTGGACGAAGTCGTCCGCCGCTGTGCGGCGGCGGACTTTCCCCGTCGGCATCTCGCGCTGAACGTCCCGGTCGCGCTCACGGAGGCGCTGTCGAACGCGATTCTGCGTGGCAACCGCGAGTCGCGCGATCGTTCGGTGCATGTGCGCGCCCACGTGGATGCGAGTGTTTTAGTGCTCGAGGTGCGCGACGAAGGCGATGGATTCGACCTCGAGGCCTGCACCGATGATCCCACCACCGAAGAAAACCTCTGGCGCGAAGACGGGCGTGGTCTCTTTCTGATGCGCCGCCTGATGGATGACGTGGAACGCTTCAGCGACGGCGGGAACGTCGTGCGCCTCACCCTGCGACGTCCGTGA
- a CDS encoding SpoIIE family protein phosphatase, which produces MNAHGVDVERLRREAELAARQLTESWEEINLLYSIGEILGRTVTLADAAATILHEICDTVGAGLGAIYVHDAPRGLLHPVAVLGADAAALPPVAVDDETSILVRVFRERRPHLAPPDEPGGAREALVRRGAMLAVPVLWTTPQGSIPLGVVSLSAPRGNEPFSAGDQKLLAAIATQIGTAIQIDRLVTASVAQERLAHEMQMAHELQMRLLPAPSSLAPDAECAARVEPAEHVGGDFYQLFKLGQGRTGVLIGDVSSHGYQAALIMALTMSAMAIHAQSHLDPAAALDALRESLSDELRQTEMFLTICYVVIDPAAGVVRFANAGHPHAFVLRADGTAERLAASDAPLGLGSKAPTTAETAWTRGSDVLLLFTDGISDARDDDGKVLGEQQVLEVARARRRDGPSRIVDGVFALLEGHMGGGVPADDQAIVVLRN; this is translated from the coding sequence GTGAACGCGCACGGCGTAGACGTGGAGCGGCTTCGGCGAGAGGCCGAACTGGCCGCGAGGCAACTCACCGAGAGTTGGGAGGAAATCAATCTCCTCTACTCTATTGGCGAGATCCTCGGCCGTACCGTCACGCTCGCGGATGCTGCGGCGACCATCCTACATGAGATTTGCGACACGGTAGGCGCCGGCCTGGGCGCGATCTATGTGCACGATGCACCACGCGGCCTCTTGCACCCGGTGGCCGTGCTCGGCGCCGATGCGGCCGCCCTGCCTCCAGTGGCCGTGGACGACGAGACCAGCATTCTCGTGCGAGTCTTTCGCGAGCGGCGTCCGCATCTCGCCCCGCCCGACGAGCCGGGCGGTGCCCGCGAGGCGCTTGTGCGCCGTGGCGCGATGCTCGCCGTCCCCGTGCTCTGGACCACGCCGCAGGGGAGCATCCCATTGGGCGTGGTGTCGCTGTCGGCGCCGCGCGGCAACGAGCCGTTCAGTGCCGGCGACCAAAAACTGCTGGCTGCAATCGCCACGCAGATTGGCACCGCAATTCAGATTGACCGCCTCGTAACAGCGTCGGTGGCTCAGGAGCGCCTCGCTCACGAAATGCAAATGGCGCATGAGTTGCAGATGCGACTCCTGCCTGCGCCGTCGTCGCTCGCGCCGGACGCGGAGTGCGCGGCGCGTGTGGAGCCTGCGGAACATGTCGGTGGCGATTTCTACCAGCTGTTCAAGCTGGGGCAGGGGCGCACCGGCGTGCTCATTGGCGATGTGTCGAGTCACGGCTATCAGGCCGCGCTCATCATGGCGCTGACGATGAGCGCGATGGCGATCCACGCGCAGTCGCATCTCGACCCGGCCGCCGCACTCGATGCGCTGCGCGAGAGCCTCTCCGACGAACTGCGGCAGACCGAGATGTTCCTCACCATCTGCTACGTCGTGATAGACCCCGCGGCCGGCGTTGTGCGATTCGCCAATGCCGGACACCCGCACGCCTTTGTGTTGCGCGCTGACGGCACCGCCGAGCGACTCGCTGCTTCCGACGCACCGCTCGGGCTCGGTTCCAAGGCGCCGACGACAGCCGAAACCGCGTGGACCCGCGGCAGCGACGTGCTCCTGCTGTTCACCGACGGCATCAGCGATGCACGCGACGACGACGGCAAGGTGCTCGGCGAACAGCAGGTGCTCGAGGTGGCGCGTGCTCGGCGGCGCGACGGACCGTCGCGCATCGTTGACGGCGTATTCGCGTTGCTCGAAGGCCACATGGGGGGCGGCGTGCCGGCCGACGATCAAGCGATCGTCGTGCTCCGGAACTGA
- a CDS encoding STAS domain-containing protein — MTFTVTQHGDVNIVEVEGQLIVSNRQELKSKVLEQLDKGARKVLVDFGRTSYIDSSGLGVLVSMSKKVREMGGDLRLANLNEDLQTLFELTKLDTLFQISESRERALESF; from the coding sequence ATGACCTTCACGGTTACGCAGCACGGCGACGTCAATATCGTCGAAGTTGAGGGGCAGTTGATTGTCAGCAATCGACAGGAGCTCAAGTCGAAGGTGCTTGAGCAACTCGATAAGGGCGCGCGCAAAGTGTTGGTCGACTTCGGCCGGACGAGCTACATCGACAGCTCTGGCCTTGGCGTCCTCGTGTCCATGTCCAAGAAGGTCCGTGAGATGGGCGGCGATCTTCGCCTCGCCAATCTCAATGAAGATCTGCAGACCCTGTTCGAACTCACCAAACTCGATACGCTGTTCCAGATCTCCGAGTCGCGCGAGCGCGCTCTCGAGAGTTTCTGA
- a CDS encoding redox-sensing transcriptional repressor Rex, whose translation MKHIAESTVRRLSDYLRFLEELEAQGQQTVSSGELASLGGTTSAQVRKDLSFFGSFGKRGLGYSVTALSRSLREILGLERTWKVAIIGGGKIGRALAQYNGFRVRGFDVVAVYDIDPARIGVSLDGVVVRDQRELDADLKTLAVDIVLLAVPAEAAQPLVDRVTSAGIRAILNFAPVPVQAASNVAVRSVNMALELEFLAYELVNRDA comes from the coding sequence TTGAAACACATCGCCGAATCCACCGTCCGACGTCTGTCCGACTATCTCCGCTTCCTCGAGGAACTCGAGGCGCAGGGGCAGCAGACAGTCTCCAGTGGCGAGCTTGCCTCCCTCGGCGGAACCACGTCGGCGCAGGTCCGCAAAGACCTGTCGTTCTTTGGATCGTTCGGCAAACGTGGCCTCGGATACTCTGTGACGGCCCTCTCTCGCTCACTACGAGAAATCTTGGGGCTTGAGCGGACGTGGAAGGTGGCGATCATCGGTGGTGGCAAGATCGGCCGGGCGCTCGCCCAGTACAATGGCTTCCGCGTGCGTGGCTTTGACGTGGTGGCGGTGTACGATATCGACCCGGCACGCATTGGAGTCTCACTCGACGGCGTTGTCGTACGCGACCAACGCGAACTGGACGCCGATCTCAAGACGCTCGCCGTTGATATCGTGTTGCTCGCCGTCCCCGCCGAGGCCGCGCAGCCGCTGGTGGACCGCGTGACGTCGGCTGGCATTCGCGCCATTCTGAACTTTGCGCCGGTGCCGGTACAGGCCGCGAGCAACGTCGCGGTGCGCAGTGTGAACATGGCCCTTGAACTCGAGTTCTTGGCGTACGAACTCGTAAACCGGGACGCGTAG
- the rsmA gene encoding 16S rRNA (adenine(1518)-N(6)/adenine(1519)-N(6))-dimethyltransferase RsmA yields MSDNFPRPRKHLGQHFLTDPRILARIADALQATPQDTVVEIGPGRGALTEQLLQRAGRVVAIEIDRDLAGRLRDAYADEPRLSIIDKDVLDVPLAAAAGTDDFLLAGNVPYNITTPILFHALRRVRPRRAIYLVQREVAERVVAAAGTEAYGALSANVQAIARAEILFKVAAGSFTPPPKVESAVLKIEPLDTPVINSDEEEPFRVMVQGAFGMRRKQMARVVRELWGGGAEDAAALLGKAAINPMLRPEVLSPHDFARLLRARS; encoded by the coding sequence GTGAGCGATAACTTTCCGCGGCCGCGCAAACACCTCGGCCAGCATTTTCTTACCGATCCGCGCATCCTCGCGCGCATCGCCGATGCGCTCCAGGCCACGCCGCAGGACACCGTGGTGGAGATCGGTCCCGGACGCGGCGCGCTCACCGAGCAGCTTCTCCAGCGCGCCGGACGCGTGGTGGCCATTGAGATTGACCGCGACCTCGCCGGCCGCCTGCGCGATGCCTACGCCGACGAACCGCGACTCTCGATTATTGATAAGGATGTGCTCGACGTACCGCTCGCCGCCGCGGCGGGCACCGACGATTTTCTCCTTGCCGGCAACGTGCCGTACAACATCACCACGCCCATTCTGTTTCACGCGCTGCGCCGCGTGCGGCCGCGGCGCGCGATTTATCTCGTGCAGCGCGAAGTCGCCGAGCGGGTGGTCGCGGCCGCTGGGACCGAGGCGTATGGCGCGCTCTCCGCAAACGTGCAGGCCATTGCGCGTGCGGAAATTCTGTTCAAGGTCGCGGCCGGCTCTTTTACGCCGCCGCCCAAGGTGGAAAGTGCCGTGCTGAAAATCGAACCGCTCGACACGCCGGTCATCAACTCCGATGAAGAAGAACCGTTCCGCGTGATGGTGCAGGGGGCGTTTGGCATGCGCCGCAAACAGATGGCGCGCGTGGTGCGCGAACTGTGGGGCGGGGGAGCGGAGGACGCGGCCGCACTCCTCGGCAAGGCTGCGATCAATCCGATGCTACGCCCAGAGGTGTTGTCGCCGCACGACTTTGCTCGACTGCTGCGCGCGCGAAGCTAA